In Candidatus Babeliales bacterium, a genomic segment contains:
- the rpsG gene encoding 30S ribosomal protein S7: MPRRRQVEFIRDVGVDPKFGSLLVQKLINVVMKCGKKNCARTIVYEAMDLLVKKTNGDEKRAVELFTRAFEQVAPFIEVRSRRVGGSTYQIPREVSEKRRRALALRWLVSSARTRTDKTMGLRLGRELLDASELKGGAVKKRADVQRMADANRAFSHYAW; encoded by the coding sequence ATGCCAAGGCGTAGGCAAGTCGAATTTATAAGAGACGTTGGTGTTGATCCAAAATTCGGATCATTATTGGTTCAAAAGCTTATCAATGTTGTCATGAAATGTGGCAAGAAAAATTGTGCAAGAACAATTGTCTATGAAGCGATGGATTTGCTTGTAAAAAAAACAAATGGTGACGAAAAAAGAGCAGTAGAGCTTTTTACTCGTGCTTTTGAACAAGTAGCCCCTTTCATTGAAGTTCGTTCGCGACGTGTGGGTGGTAGCACCTATCAGATTCCTCGTGAAGTGAGTGAAAAGCGCAGAAGAGCGCTTGCGTTGCGTTGGCTTGTTTCATCTGCGAGAACTCGTACTGATAAAACAATGGGATTGCGTCTTGGACGTGAACTATTGGATGCGAGTGAACTCAAAGGTGGTGCAGTAAAGAAAAGAGCAGATGTTCAACGTATGGCGGATGCAAATCGCGCATTCTCTCATTATGCATGGTAA
- the rpsL gene encoding 30S ribosomal protein S12, translating to MPTINQLCRFGRNKIKAKPKSPALRRGLFLKGPFAKGVCTRVFTTTPKKPNSALRKVARVKLTTGLEVTAYIPGEGHNLQEHSVVLVRGGRVKDLPGVKYHIVRGALDCAGVDKRRQGRSLYGAKRPKNK from the coding sequence ATGCCAACGATTAATCAATTATGTCGATTTGGTAGGAATAAAATTAAGGCAAAGCCTAAGAGTCCTGCCCTAAGAAGAGGGTTGTTTCTCAAAGGGCCTTTTGCCAAAGGGGTTTGTACCCGAGTTTTTACTACGACGCCTAAAAAACCTAACTCTGCGCTTAGAAAAGTTGCTCGTGTTAAGTTGACCACAGGTTTAGAAGTAACAGCATATATACCGGGTGAGGGGCACAATTTGCAAGAGCACTCTGTGGTTCTTGTTCGGGGTGGTCGTGTTAAGGATTTACCTGGTGTTAAATACCATATTGTGAGAGGCGCACTCGATTGCGCAGGCGTAGATAAAAGAAGGCAAGGACGATCTCTTTACGGAGCGAAACGTCCAAAGAACAAATAA